Proteins from one Lepidochelys kempii isolate rLepKem1 chromosome 6, rLepKem1.hap2, whole genome shotgun sequence genomic window:
- the LOC140913580 gene encoding LOW QUALITY PROTEIN: interferon-induced very large GTPase 1-like (The sequence of the model RefSeq protein was modified relative to this genomic sequence to represent the inferred CDS: inserted 2 bases in 1 codon), with protein sequence MEKHYFLKWMKFGLDHITRENLSKLWDQYKEKXAKNSKDDPNMFAELDKLISASSLGVQHFMCELGQFYEAECSMVKEGKMAESQRQFTHLPGIAADLMLEGFPMEIIDGDVSNISLQWVTDVLSQLHAKLGGRSKILVLRVLGVQSTGKSTLLNTMFGLQFAVSSGRCTRGAFTLLIKVAENFQQELGCDFILVIDTEGLKAPELAKLEDSYQHDNELATLVIGLSDITIFNMAMENATEMKDVLQIVVHAFLRMEKIGKKTNCQFVHQNVSDVSAHEQNMRDRKHLLEQLNEMTKAAANMEKKCKEMNFSDIMDYDLEKHNWYIPALWHGVPPMAPVNLGYSQKVYELKKYLFEFLKDCSKERTPNDIPLFLAWVRSLWNAVKHENFIFSFRNSLVAEAYNQLSVKYAEWEWGFRKEIHFWVSEKETFIQNQPPDKLDTNVSIRLKSEAQEKLRQEAEKILNHLQQYFESGTANLHLIEKYKEDFRRSANSLRNELESYSFSKWQEAIHIKKGQHKTDAMLSKYKRKIEEKVDGLLNHCRKSNCKLNNDELEEELENMWTETLSELSLIPL encoded by the exons ATGGAGAAACATTACTTCCTGAAATGGATGAAGTTTGGCCTGGATCACATTACTAGGGAGAATCTTTCTAAACTATGGGATCAAtataaagagaa tgcaaaaaactcAAAAGATGACCCCAACATGTTTGCAGAGTTAGACAAATTAATCTCTGCCAGTTCCTTAGGAGTGCAGCATTTCATGTGTGAGTTGGGGCAGTTTTATGAAGCGgaatgctcaatggttaaagaaggTAAAATGGCAGAAAGCCAAAGGCAATTCACCCATCTCCCAGGCATAGCAGCTGATctcatgctggaagggtttccCATGGAGATCATTGATGGAGACGTTTCCAACATCTCACTGCAGTGGGTAACAGATGTTCTGAGTCAGCTTCATGCCAAGCTGGGGGGAAGGTCCAAAATCCTGGTTCTGAGGGTGCTGGGAGtacagagcactgggaaatccaccctcctcaacaccatgttcggcctgcagtttgcagtgagcAGTGGCCGATGTACACGAGGAGCCTTCACATTACTCATTAAAGTGGCAGAGAACTTTCAGCAGGAActgggctgtgatttcatcctggtgatagacacaGAAGGCTTGAAAGCCCCCGAACTGGCCAAGCTGGAGGAtagttatcaacatgacaatgagctggccaccctagtgattggactgagtgacataACGATTTttaacatggccatggagaatgccactgaaatgaaagatgttctgcaaattgtggtccatgcatttctcagaatggagaaaaTCGGGAAAAAAAccaactgccagtttgtgcatcagaacgtcagtgatgtgtctgcacatgaacaaaacatgagggacaggaaacacctcctggaacagttgaatgaaatgaccaaagctgcagccaacatggaaaagaaatgcaaagagatgaacttttctgatattatggattatgatctggaaaaacacaattggtacattCCTGCTCTGTGGCACGGAGTCCCCCCCATGGCTCCAGTGAATTTGGGATACAGTCAAAAGGTTTatgaattaaagaaatatttgtttgaatttctgAAAGATTGTTCAAAAGAGAGAACTCCCAATGACATTCCCCTATTTCTTGCATGGGTGAGGAGCCTGTGGAATGCTGTAAAACATGAGAACTTCATTTTcagctttagaaacagccttgtTGCTGAAGCCTATAACCAGCTGTCTGTGAAGTATGCAGAGTGGGAATGGGGTTTTCGGAAGGAGATACATTTCTGGGTATCTGAAAAGGAAACTTTCATCCAAAATCAGCCACCAGATAAACTAGACACTAATGTTTCAATCAGACTAAAGAGTGAGGCACAggaaaaactgaggcaagaaGCAGAGAAGATTTTGAATCATTTACAACAGTATTTTGAAAGTGGAACAGCAAATCTGcacctgatagaaaagtacaaAGAAGATTTTAGAAGAAGTGCCAATAGTCTCAGGAATGAACTGGAGAGTTATTCATTCAGCAAGTGGCAAGAAGCGATTCATATTAAAAAAGGCCAACACAAAACAGATGCTATGCTGTCAAAGTACAAGAGAAAAATTGAAGAGAAAGTGGATGGGCTTCTGAACCATTGCAGGAAAAGCAACTGCAAATTAAATAATGATGAACTGGAAGAGGAATTGGAGAACATGTGGACAGAAACATTGTCAGAATTATCACTTATTCCTTTATAG